A single genomic interval of Rhododendron vialii isolate Sample 1 chromosome 3a, ASM3025357v1 harbors:
- the LOC131319539 gene encoding uncharacterized protein LOC131319539, translating to MSSHIDMYLMTCLQLLRCLRVPMHLIDFGFNIRNNFDSMQYNTRNSSVLLAYEAQSCPKVVVSLAGEMIVKVACGTNHTVVGDSNGFVYTWGCGDYGRLGHKEQKDEWVPHRVEIFTKHNVLPHDALIAVGSIHFACTAGIG from the exons ATGTCCAGTCATATAGATATGTACTTAATGACGTGCCTACAATTATTAAGGTGCTTGCGTGTGCCTATGCACTTAATTGATTTTGGTTTCAATATTCGTAACAACTTCGATTCAATGCAGTACAATACAAGAAATAGCTCAGTTTTGCTTGCTTATGAAGCCCAATCATGCCCTAAAGTAGTTGTTTCCCTTGCTGGAGAAATGATCGTGAAAGTTGCTTGTGGAACAAATCATACAG TTGTTGGGGATTCAAATGGCTTTGTTTACAC GTGGGGATGTGGTGATTATGGAAG GCTTGGACATAAGGAACAGAAGGATGAGTGGGTTCCTCATCGTGTTGAAATTTTCACAAAGCACAATGTTCTACCTCATGATGCTTTGATTGCAGTTGGTTCTATTCATTTTGCATGTACTGCTG GTATAGGATAG